In Papaver somniferum cultivar HN1 chromosome 1, ASM357369v1, whole genome shotgun sequence, a genomic segment contains:
- the LOC113314814 gene encoding early light-induced protein 1, chloroplastic-like, producing MAASASSAVYHSILSNNVNRVQIQTRRNASFKVCCMAEDNKQAPISTPTSPPPRAAPKMSTKFTDLLAFSGPAPERINGRLAMIGFVTAMGVELAKGTDVAAQLGDGGLPWFLYTCVLLSVASIVPLAQGVSVESKSDGIMSSTAEMWNGRAAMLGLVALVLTEVAKGGALI from the exons ATGGCTGCTTCAGCATCATCTGCAGTGTACCACTCTATCCTGTCTAACAATGTCAACCGTGTTCAAATCCAAACACGGAGAAACGCTAGCTTCAAAGTTTGCTGCATGGCCGAGGATAATAAGCAAGCTCCAATTTCAACTCCCACTTCTCCACCACCACGTGCTGCACCTAAG ATGAGCACAAAATTTACAGATTTACTAGCATTCAGTGGGCCGGCACCTGAGAGAATCAATGGTAGACTTGCCATGATTGGGTTTGTTACTGCTATGGGAGTAGAACTTGCTAAAGGTACTGATGTTGCAGCACAGTTGGGTGATGGAGGACTACCATGGTTTCTATATACATGTGTTTTGCTATCCGTGGCTTCAATTGTCCCATTGGCTCAAGGTGTGAGTGTTGAATCGAAATCAGACGGTATCATGTCCTCCACTGCTGAGATGTGGAACGGTAGAGCAGCAATGCTGGGTTTGGTTGCATTGGTGCTCACTGAAGTTGCCAAGGGAGGAGCTCTCATATAA